A window of Sander vitreus isolate 19-12246 chromosome 18, sanVit1, whole genome shotgun sequence contains these coding sequences:
- the LOC144533609 gene encoding organic cation transporter protein-like, with product MGSMCARIGGVLAPLMYLLRRISPQAPMVLCGLCPLLGSALTLLLPETANKPLPDTIEDVEGSNLSAEDGGVRPVVSEENRQNGLMNSSRVSCHFS from the exons ATGGGCTCCATGTGTGCTCGCATTGGAGGAGTCCTGGCTCCTTTGATGTACCTTCTTAGGAGGATCAGTCCGCAGGCTCCCATGGTGCTGTGTGGCCTCTGCCCTCTCCTGGGCTCCGCCCTCACCCTGCTACTTCCTGAGACAGCCAACAAACCCCTGCCGGACACCATCGAAGACGTAGAGGGATCCAACCTCAG cgCGGAGGATGGCGGTGTGAGGCCAGTCGTCTCGGAGGAAAACCGCCAAAATGGACTGATGAACAGCAGCCGTGTGAGCTGCCACTTCTCATGA